The proteins below are encoded in one region of Lactuca sativa cultivar Salinas chromosome 3, Lsat_Salinas_v11, whole genome shotgun sequence:
- the LOC111891355 gene encoding alpha-amylase 3, chloroplastic isoform X2, with product MATVPLGTHFHHCCRLESPKIRINSRNSKRSHLYYSRKGSFMVKNGAKFHKFRPSFDCWVLSTTVRASSNSSTSDTAVLDPPLSDDVISGETFPLQRIEKVEGKILIRLDSGKDEENWQLTIGCNLPGKWVLHWGVNYENDIDSEWDQPPAEMIPPDSITIKDYAIETPLTKSSTVTETDSIHEVKIDFNTKSSIAAINFVLKDAETGSWYQYRGRDFKVPLVDFSYANENAVGTKQGFAIWPGELSGVMVQSENSVSEDENRSCKLKEFCEEHSIVKETLVEHSMNVYIKKGSDASNNVLHMETDIPGDIIVHWGICKDESLKWEIPSEPHPDNTSVFKNKALRTQLQHGCTGVFPLDEETSGFLFVLKLKDTNTWINNMGNDFYIRIPKESVSQNPENNNDEEAVSGAYTDEIIDEIRHLVTGISSAANRKTKSKEKQEIILQEIEKLAAEAYSIYRSSVQSLPQEIDEFEAVDVDVEPPVKVSSATGSGFEILFQGFNWESNKSGRWYGELQEKVEELASLGFTVVWLPPPTESISPEGYMPRDLYNLNSRYGNVDELKALVKKFHQAGIRVLGDAVINHRCAHYQNQNGVWNIFGGLLNWDDRAVVADDPHFQGRGNKSSGDNFHAAPNIDHSQEFVRKDLSEWLCWLRKEIGYDGWRLDYVRGFWGGYVKEYMEASKPYFSVGEYWDSLSYTYGEMDHNQDAHRQRIVDWINDTNGSAGAFDVTTKGILHSAIERTEYWRLSDQNGKPPGVLGWWPSRAVTFIENHDTGSTQGHWRFPGGKEMQGYAYILTHPGTPSVFYDHMFSRYKSEISALISVRSRNKIQCRSTVKIVKSERDVYAAVIDDKVAMKIGPGHYEPDGGSHNWKMAAQGNDYKVWEAS from the exons atggcGACGGTTCCTCTTGGGACTCATTTCCACCATTGTTGTCGCTTAGAAAGCCCTAAAATCCGTATAAATTCCAGAAATTCTAAACGATCTCATTTGTATTACAGTAGGAAAGGGAGTTTTATGGTAAAAAATGGCGCCAAATTCCACAAGTTCAGACCTTCTTTTGATTGTTGGGTTCTGTCCACCACCGTCCGAGCTTCTTCTAATAGCTCCACCTCGGACACAGCTGTCCTTGATCCACCGTTGTCCGATGACGTCATCTCCGGAGAAACTTTTCCATTGCAACGCATCGAAAAG GTGGAAGGAAAGATACTAATCAGATTAGACAGTGGTAAGGATGAGGAAAACTGGCAACTAACTATAGGATGTAATCTTCCAGGGAAATGGGTTCTTCATTGGGGAGTTAATTACGAAAATGACATTGACAG TGAATGGGATCAACCTCCTGCTGAAATGATACCTCCTGACTCTATTACCATAAAG GACTATGCAATTGAGACCCCTTTGACAAAATCATCAACTGTCACAGAAACAGATTCAATCCATGAAGTGAAGATTGATTTCAACACTAAAAGTTCAATTGCAGCTATAAATTTTGTACTAAAG GATGCAGAAACTGGATCTTGGTATCAGTATAGAGGAAGAGATTTTAAGGTACCACTTGTCGATTTCTCATATGCTAATGAAAATGCTGTGGGAACCAAACAAGGGTTTGCCATTTGGCCAG GGGAGTTATCAGGTGTAATGGTTCAATCAGAAAACTCAGTTTCTGAAGATGAAAATAGAAGTTGTAAGTTGAAGGAATTCTGTGAAGAGCATTCCATTGTAAAAGAAACTTTGGTTGAACATTCCATGAATGTTTACATAAAGAAAGGTTCAGATGCATCTAATAATGTGCTGCATATGGAGACTGATATTCCTGGTGATATTATTGTTCATTGGGGAATCTGTAAAGATGAAAGTCTGAAGTGGGAAATTCCTTCTGAACCACATCCAGATAACACATCAGTATTTAAAAACAAGGCTTTACGTACTCAGTTACAG CATGGATGCACTGGAGTATTTCCATTAGATGAAGAAACTTCCGGATTTCTTTTTGTTTTGAAACTTAAGGACACCAACACATGGATTAATAACATGGGGAATGACTTTTACATACGTATCCCAAAAGAAAGCGTCTCCCAGAATCCAGAAAATAACAATGATGAAGAAGCTGTTTCTGGTGCATATACGGATGAAATCATTGATGAAATTAGACATCTGGTAACTGGGATATCATCTGCAGCCAACAGGAAAACAAAAAGCAAAGAAAAACAGGAGATTATTCTTCAAGAGATTGAAAAGTTAGCTGCTGAAGCGTATAGTATTTACAGAAGCTCTGTTCAAAGTTTACCACAAGAGATTGATGAGTTTGAAGCTGTGGATGTGGATGTGGAACCACCTGTTAAAGTAAGTTCAGCAACTGGTTCAGGATTTGAGATTCTGTTTCAGGGATTTAATTGGGAGTCTAATAAGTCTGGAAGATGGTATGGGGAACTACAAGAGAAGGTTGAAGAATTGGCTTCACTTGGGTTCACGGTTGTTTGGTTGCCTCCACCAACTGAATCCATCTCACCTGAAGGCTACATGCCAAGGGATCTATATAACTTAAACTCCAG GTATGGAAATGTCGATGAATTAAAGGCCCTTGTCAAGAAATTCCATCAAGCCGGTATAAGAGTTCTAGGCGACGCAGTCATAAATCACCGCTGTGCACATTATCAAAACCAAAACGGCGTTTGGAACATTTTTGGTGGTCTATTAAATTGGGACGATCGTGCAGTTGTTGCTGATGATCCCCATTTTCAA GGCCGGGGAAACAAGAGTAGTGGAGATAATTTCCATGCTGCTCCAAACATCGACCATTCACAAGAGTTTGTAAGAAAAGACCTAAGCGAGTGGTTATGCTGGCTTAG GAAAGAGATTGGATACGATGGATGGAGGTTGGATTACGTGAGGGGATTTTGGGGTGGTTATGTAAAGGAATACATGGAAGCAAGCAAACCCTACTTTTCCGTAGGCGAGTATTGGGATTCTTTAAGTTACACATACGGTGAAATGGATCACAATCAAGATGCCCACAGACAGCGAATTGTTGACTGGATAAATGACACTAATGGATCTGCTGGCGCCTTTGATGTCACAACAAAAGGAATTCTTCATTCT GCAATTGAAAGAACCGAATACTGGAGATTAAGCGATCAAAACGGAAAACCTCCAGGTGTTCTTGGGTGGTGGCCCTCTCGTGCTGTAACCTTTATTGAAAATCACGATACTGGTTCTACACAG GGCCACTGGAGATTTCCAGGTGGAAAGGAAATGCAAGGATATGCTTACATCTTAACACACCCCGGCACACCATCCGTTTTCTATGATCACATGTTTTCCCGTTACAAATCCGAAATTTCCGCACTTATCTCAGTCAGGAGCCGTAATAAGATACAATGCCGGAGTACA GTTAAAATCGTAAAGTCAGAGAGAGATGTGTATGCAGCTGTTATTGATGATAAGGTGGCAATGAAGATTGGACCGGGTCATTATGAACCTGATGGTGGGTCCCATAATTGGAAGATGGCGGCTCAGGGAAATGATTATAAGGTATGGGAAGCGTCATAA
- the LOC111891355 gene encoding alpha-amylase 3, chloroplastic isoform X1 yields the protein MATVPLGTHFHHCCRLESPKIRINSRNSKRSHLYYSRKGSFMVKNGAKFHKFRPSFDCWVLSTTVRASSNSSTSDTAVLDPPLSDDVISGETFPLQRIEKVEGKILIRLDSGKDEENWQLTIGCNLPGKWVLHWGVNYENDIDSEWDQPPAEMIPPDSITIKDYAIETPLTKSSTVTETDSIHEVKIDFNTKSSIAAINFVLKDAETGSWYQYRGRDFKVPLVDFSYANENAVGTKQGFAIWPGTSGELSGVMVQSENSVSEDENRSCKLKEFCEEHSIVKETLVEHSMNVYIKKGSDASNNVLHMETDIPGDIIVHWGICKDESLKWEIPSEPHPDNTSVFKNKALRTQLQHGCTGVFPLDEETSGFLFVLKLKDTNTWINNMGNDFYIRIPKESVSQNPENNNDEEAVSGAYTDEIIDEIRHLVTGISSAANRKTKSKEKQEIILQEIEKLAAEAYSIYRSSVQSLPQEIDEFEAVDVDVEPPVKVSSATGSGFEILFQGFNWESNKSGRWYGELQEKVEELASLGFTVVWLPPPTESISPEGYMPRDLYNLNSRYGNVDELKALVKKFHQAGIRVLGDAVINHRCAHYQNQNGVWNIFGGLLNWDDRAVVADDPHFQGRGNKSSGDNFHAAPNIDHSQEFVRKDLSEWLCWLRKEIGYDGWRLDYVRGFWGGYVKEYMEASKPYFSVGEYWDSLSYTYGEMDHNQDAHRQRIVDWINDTNGSAGAFDVTTKGILHSAIERTEYWRLSDQNGKPPGVLGWWPSRAVTFIENHDTGSTQGHWRFPGGKEMQGYAYILTHPGTPSVFYDHMFSRYKSEISALISVRSRNKIQCRSTVKIVKSERDVYAAVIDDKVAMKIGPGHYEPDGGSHNWKMAAQGNDYKVWEAS from the exons atggcGACGGTTCCTCTTGGGACTCATTTCCACCATTGTTGTCGCTTAGAAAGCCCTAAAATCCGTATAAATTCCAGAAATTCTAAACGATCTCATTTGTATTACAGTAGGAAAGGGAGTTTTATGGTAAAAAATGGCGCCAAATTCCACAAGTTCAGACCTTCTTTTGATTGTTGGGTTCTGTCCACCACCGTCCGAGCTTCTTCTAATAGCTCCACCTCGGACACAGCTGTCCTTGATCCACCGTTGTCCGATGACGTCATCTCCGGAGAAACTTTTCCATTGCAACGCATCGAAAAG GTGGAAGGAAAGATACTAATCAGATTAGACAGTGGTAAGGATGAGGAAAACTGGCAACTAACTATAGGATGTAATCTTCCAGGGAAATGGGTTCTTCATTGGGGAGTTAATTACGAAAATGACATTGACAG TGAATGGGATCAACCTCCTGCTGAAATGATACCTCCTGACTCTATTACCATAAAG GACTATGCAATTGAGACCCCTTTGACAAAATCATCAACTGTCACAGAAACAGATTCAATCCATGAAGTGAAGATTGATTTCAACACTAAAAGTTCAATTGCAGCTATAAATTTTGTACTAAAG GATGCAGAAACTGGATCTTGGTATCAGTATAGAGGAAGAGATTTTAAGGTACCACTTGTCGATTTCTCATATGCTAATGAAAATGCTGTGGGAACCAAACAAGGGTTTGCCATTTGGCCAG GGACTTCAGGGGAGTTATCAGGTGTAATGGTTCAATCAGAAAACTCAGTTTCTGAAGATGAAAATAGAAGTTGTAAGTTGAAGGAATTCTGTGAAGAGCATTCCATTGTAAAAGAAACTTTGGTTGAACATTCCATGAATGTTTACATAAAGAAAGGTTCAGATGCATCTAATAATGTGCTGCATATGGAGACTGATATTCCTGGTGATATTATTGTTCATTGGGGAATCTGTAAAGATGAAAGTCTGAAGTGGGAAATTCCTTCTGAACCACATCCAGATAACACATCAGTATTTAAAAACAAGGCTTTACGTACTCAGTTACAG CATGGATGCACTGGAGTATTTCCATTAGATGAAGAAACTTCCGGATTTCTTTTTGTTTTGAAACTTAAGGACACCAACACATGGATTAATAACATGGGGAATGACTTTTACATACGTATCCCAAAAGAAAGCGTCTCCCAGAATCCAGAAAATAACAATGATGAAGAAGCTGTTTCTGGTGCATATACGGATGAAATCATTGATGAAATTAGACATCTGGTAACTGGGATATCATCTGCAGCCAACAGGAAAACAAAAAGCAAAGAAAAACAGGAGATTATTCTTCAAGAGATTGAAAAGTTAGCTGCTGAAGCGTATAGTATTTACAGAAGCTCTGTTCAAAGTTTACCACAAGAGATTGATGAGTTTGAAGCTGTGGATGTGGATGTGGAACCACCTGTTAAAGTAAGTTCAGCAACTGGTTCAGGATTTGAGATTCTGTTTCAGGGATTTAATTGGGAGTCTAATAAGTCTGGAAGATGGTATGGGGAACTACAAGAGAAGGTTGAAGAATTGGCTTCACTTGGGTTCACGGTTGTTTGGTTGCCTCCACCAACTGAATCCATCTCACCTGAAGGCTACATGCCAAGGGATCTATATAACTTAAACTCCAG GTATGGAAATGTCGATGAATTAAAGGCCCTTGTCAAGAAATTCCATCAAGCCGGTATAAGAGTTCTAGGCGACGCAGTCATAAATCACCGCTGTGCACATTATCAAAACCAAAACGGCGTTTGGAACATTTTTGGTGGTCTATTAAATTGGGACGATCGTGCAGTTGTTGCTGATGATCCCCATTTTCAA GGCCGGGGAAACAAGAGTAGTGGAGATAATTTCCATGCTGCTCCAAACATCGACCATTCACAAGAGTTTGTAAGAAAAGACCTAAGCGAGTGGTTATGCTGGCTTAG GAAAGAGATTGGATACGATGGATGGAGGTTGGATTACGTGAGGGGATTTTGGGGTGGTTATGTAAAGGAATACATGGAAGCAAGCAAACCCTACTTTTCCGTAGGCGAGTATTGGGATTCTTTAAGTTACACATACGGTGAAATGGATCACAATCAAGATGCCCACAGACAGCGAATTGTTGACTGGATAAATGACACTAATGGATCTGCTGGCGCCTTTGATGTCACAACAAAAGGAATTCTTCATTCT GCAATTGAAAGAACCGAATACTGGAGATTAAGCGATCAAAACGGAAAACCTCCAGGTGTTCTTGGGTGGTGGCCCTCTCGTGCTGTAACCTTTATTGAAAATCACGATACTGGTTCTACACAG GGCCACTGGAGATTTCCAGGTGGAAAGGAAATGCAAGGATATGCTTACATCTTAACACACCCCGGCACACCATCCGTTTTCTATGATCACATGTTTTCCCGTTACAAATCCGAAATTTCCGCACTTATCTCAGTCAGGAGCCGTAATAAGATACAATGCCGGAGTACA GTTAAAATCGTAAAGTCAGAGAGAGATGTGTATGCAGCTGTTATTGATGATAAGGTGGCAATGAAGATTGGACCGGGTCATTATGAACCTGATGGTGGGTCCCATAATTGGAAGATGGCGGCTCAGGGAAATGATTATAAGGTATGGGAAGCGTCATAA